CCTCCGCCGCGGCCGACGGTTCCGCCCGGGCCACGTTCCCCACCGACTCGTGGACCGACTCGTGGACGGCCTCGGCCGCCTCGGCCTCGACGCGCTCGCGGTGCTTCCGGAACTCGCCGGGCTTCCGCGACCACATCTTCCGCAGCCGCGACTTCCGCGGCCGCACGCGGCGCTCGTGGAGCGCGGCCACGACGGCGCCGGCCACGAGGATCAGCCCCGAGAGGTACACCCAGAACACGAACGCCAGGATCAGCCCGAACGCCCCCCCGAGGCCGCCGAGCCCCTCGCCCGACTGGGCGTACCGGTCGAAGTCGGCGACGTACGTCGCGTAGTAGGCGAACCCGTTCTTGGCCAGCTCGAACAGGATCGCCGCGACGGCCGCCCCCGCCAGCGCGCTCCGCTTCGGCGGCTTGGGCCGCGGTACGAAGTAGTACAGCTGGGCCAGCATCCCGACCGTGAGGACGTATGGGACGAGGAACGTGACGGCCTGGAGCAGCCCGCCCGTGGCGGTCCCCACGAAGCCCGGGTCGAGGCCGGCGCGGGCCGCCAGGTCGCCGCTCCGCGCGCTCAGGAACCGGGCGGCCGTCGTGATCCCGAACGAGAGGAGGAACAGGCTCCCGACCTGGGCCACCATCCGGAGGTCGAAGGCGTAGCCGCCGAGGATCGAGCGCATCTGGTGCCGGCTCTCCCCCATCGCCGCGCCGACCACGTAGCGCAGCGTCGCGAACATGGTGATGACCGTCGCGATGAAGAAGATCGCACCGAACGTCGTGATGGCCCCCGAGGCCTCCTGGAGCTGGAGCACGAGCTCGACGAGCCCGTCGCTCTGGGTCGGCGGGAGGAACCCTCGGAGGAACTGGGCCACGGTCGTGAACGCGTCCTCCTGCCGGAGCACCCGGCCGAAGATGCCGACCGCGAGGAGGATCAGCGGGAGGAGCGTGACGAGCGTCTTGAACGCGATGGCCTGCGCCCACAGGAACACGGGGTCCGTGGTGAACACCTTGAGCAGGCCCCGCCCGTAGTACTGGGGGACCGTCAGGGCCTGTTTGGCGTGGTAGGCTGCCGCGCGGAGC
This sequence is a window from Rubrivirga marina. Protein-coding genes within it:
- a CDS encoding YihY/virulence factor BrkB family protein, which codes for MLRAAAYHAKQALTVPQYYGRGLLKVFTTDPVFLWAQAIAFKTLVTLLPLILLAVGIFGRVLRQEDAFTTVAQFLRGFLPPTQSDGLVELVLQLQEASGAITTFGAIFFIATVITMFATLRYVVGAAMGESRHQMRSILGGYAFDLRMVAQVGSLFLLSFGITTAARFLSARSGDLAARAGLDPGFVGTATGGLLQAVTFLVPYVLTVGMLAQLYYFVPRPKPPKRSALAGAAVAAILFELAKNGFAYYATYVADFDRYAQSGEGLGGLGGAFGLILAFVFWVYLSGLILVAGAVVAALHERRVRPRKSRLRKMWSRKPGEFRKHRERVEAEAAEAVHESVHESVGNVARAEPSAAAEVSGAAPGGDALPEGAVRDGGPVPASS